CCCAAACAACCTTCCACTCTATCTACTAGATACACGTGTGTGTCCAATGGAATTTCAGCAGGAATGAAGGCAGTATTTTCCGTGTCTGGCAAGAAGATtttccaagagagagagagcagaggatttAACTCACTGGAGTCGTAGTGGAAAGAATTAAAAACCAAATGAGATTAGTAGGCAGGATGGAAACAGTACCATAGTGGGTGCATGTGCCCGGTCGCCTCTCCCCTCAGGTGTGTGGTGCCCCATGCTTCTGGTAGATAACTGGTCTTCCTGATAGATCACAGCTGTCACTGAGCACCTGAAGTCTTGGATCAACAGAGGttagaagagaggagggtctGGAAGTCCACTAGCAGGGGGTCTGGTCTCCCCCTGCTGTCTGTGGTAGAGACCAGGAGGGTTGCAGACACTGGGAATGGTTAGTGAAATGGAATATTCCATCAGACCCTCCAGTGCATTGATTAGGGATGTATGGCAGCTatgatagtttgtgtgtgttgttttcctGGCACAAAGTCCAGGCAGCTATGACACATATTTTGGCAgcttagtgtgtgcgtgtccatgcATGTGTTTTCTCTGCACCTTTTCTCTGTGATATAACTCTTATTTTACTCAATGCTGCCTGGTCCAGTCCTAGCCCTAGCTTAGTCCAAGCATAGCCCTAAACCTAACACCATGcatagccctaaccctaacaccatgCATGTCCACAGATAAGGCCACAATGTAAACAAGTCATAAATGCATCCGCAAACACATTCCTGACTCTGCTGTAAAAGTTTACAGGGAACATGGTGCCATCCCAACGGCCTGTTTTacaggctggaggagaagagaggcacACGATCCCTGCACTGgtcccagtgtgtctgtgtgtgtgtgtctgtgtttgtgagtgtgtgtctgtgtgtataactcagtgagagaggcagacaacTTAACTCTTTATTTACATGTTGCACTTTAAAATACAGAGCTGCAAACAGAGGAACTCCTCTGGAACAGGAACAACCAATACCGTGAGAGTACAAAGTGGTTCCGTCTGTTTTCCAATAGTCAACCTCAAAGATTCTCTCGAGCCGTCTAGTTACACTCACCACAGTCTAAGTAAACACCAGAGTCATAACGTCATCAGGAACACCTGCTCAGGACACACTGGCAAGGACAGATCATAGTACTGACCCCAACCACCGGGTTAAACCACAGATtaaatagacacaatatacaacAGCTTTCTAACTGATCCAAAGCAGGGTTGGTCTTAATGCACCTTACAGTATTAAGAATATACAATGCACAGGTGTGCTTCTGCTCACATCGAGGCCGACACCAGCCCCGGAAGTCACACTTCTGGATTCACATTGAACAAGATTATCCAAAGATGGCATACCCATAAAACAGCAACCGTCATACAAAAAAGTCacaaaaatataatatatatatagttaTAAGAGCTACCGTCATATTTAAACCAACATTTTGGACCAGAAAAGGTACTGTACTGTGTCTATAACATGTTTACACTGAAAGGCATATACTGTATAAGAGATTTTCACACATTGCACAAGAGAAGCTACGTCTTGAAGGAAAACAGAAGACATGCTTAACTATAGAGAACCTGTAAAGGTAAGACTCAGCCCTGTCCAAATACAGGCCAGAGGCAGATACTTAATAAGACACCCAACTTCCTGTCAGCACCGGCAGGTGTAATGTTGCCTCTGGCAACCTGATACACTGGCCAATCCCAGCAGCAGGGGAGAATCTCATTCTTGGTGGGTGGAGCCTTCTTACCCAGGTATGACATCACTGAGTCTATATTTCACCAGAGCAGGAGGCAGCAAATTACTGTGTGACCTCACCCAGGCCTCGCTGACCCTGTGACCTCACCCAGGCCTCGCTGACCCTGTGACCTCACCCAGGCCTCGCTGACCCTGTGACCTCACCCAGGCCTCGCTGACCCTGTGACCTCACCCAGGCCTCGCTGACCCTGTGACCTCACCCAGGCCTCGCTGACCCTGTGACCTCACCCAGGCCTCGCTGTACAGCCAACTTATTACGGCAAGCAGCACATGCTCTCAGAGGCACAGAAATACCAAATTAACATGCACTTCACTAAACGAAAATAAATGCCAAAATTGACATTTGTATGAAATAAACTGCTTTCATAAACTTCACAGAACCTTGATTTCAGGAATCACTTTTCTTAGTTTTCAGTCACATTTTGAACACAGTGAAACAAAACAGTACATTCTACCTCTTATTACTCTGACAGGATATCCTCTCCAACCTTATCTTCTTATTGCACACAACAGGCAGGTTCACCACACTCTGGGCACTTTATGTTTCTACAAACAGCAGCATTTCTTTATAAAATATTCTATGAAGAAATACACGTACATAAGTATGCAATGCacaagcgcgcgcacacacaatacacacacacagataagaacacagaagcacacacgaAGCGGGCAGAAGCAGGAAAACATGAGAACTGAAAATGTCTTAAACTTGTTAAGTGTGCATCTTAATTCTCCACATCTGTGTAGAGTAAGGCCAGTTGCTTTGATGCACCATACAGTGTTGCTTGTATTACATATAAATGCTCTTTCACTGTTGTAGctacagccccacccccaaaaaCAGGTTTGGTCCAATAGGAGGTGGAGTCTCCCAGGAACGAGGAAGATGGCACTACGATTTAGATTCATTGTTAGTACCAGTTTGTTTGTCAGGTGTTAACATCCTGTGATTGTAGGACAACCTTGTCCCCTGCGTTGTAGACCAGTCAAACTCAAGGACTGGATTAGTTATGTCTTTCCACGCAATAAATATCAGTAGAGTCAACCCATGTGCTTTCAGGCTTTCATGAGACTTGTTCGGGCACAACTATGTGCAAATATAAAACTGATTTACCTTCCTGGGAGGATAGGACGTGACCAGGCAGGACTTGAAAGGGCTGGATATGGtcaaaacatttaaaactgtcctttacaaaacaacaacagcccCAATaagagaccaggaccagaccaggaccagaccaggaccaggaccagacaaGGAAAGAGGGACAGGGACCCATAAACTAGATCTACAAGACAAACCAACAATTCATCTCACAAAgttagaaaacaaaacaaaaaatacatgTATATTATTTATCTGTTGTACAAAACTGTCTTCCAATCCATCACACTGAACCATCTGGAGGAGCAGAACATCTCAGAACATCTCCCAGGTTCTGCTGTGTCTCTTTCTGATATCTCCCATGAGAGTCTGCCATGTAGATGACGTAGTGAtgaaaaaccttttttttccttatatatatatatatatttttttttttttcctgtgttgATATGGAGaaaggaaaacacacaaacacaattccGACATACTGGAAAGCACTACTACATCCAACACAGCATTCAGATATTAAAACAACCAGCTCTTGCAATTAACAATATCCAGTAACATTGACGGCTTGCAGAAAGCAAAAGTactgaagaaaaaaatacataaacacataaaagagcgtaaaaaaaatgtgtttaaaaaaagacTTGTTTTGTTTCAGAGTCGAGACTTGTAATAGTTGTGGTGCTTGTTGTGGAAGGGGCGTAGTCTCAGGCACTTTCCAAAGGCGGGGCAAGgactttgattggctgagaGCAAGCGTGGCATGATAGGGTGTGGCTTAGGGGGGACCGGGAGGTGGTCACTCTATGGTGATGGCATCCAGCTCCTTTATGTGGGACACATCCTCCACCTGGGAGCCGTCCGGGGAcgtgctggggctggaggagcaggggtgggACTTCAGCCCCTCGCACACCCCAGCCTCCTGCTCCTGCTTGAGGGCCGGGGCCTCCAGGTGATCCAGGGGATCCGGGGGGTCCAGGGGGTCTGGAAGGTCCGGGGACAGGAGGCCACCCTCGCAgccagaggtggaggaggagacctGGGAGATGACAGGCATCtggactgaggaggaggaggggccagtgaaaccaggctcctcccccagctcctcatACTGACCCAGAGacccctcctcctgcacctggcTCAGGTAGTCGGGCACGAGGAAATCACTGcgtgagagggagagtagagggaggatgggaagagagaggagcaaagagggaggcagagcgaggatgagatggagaagaggacgagagagagagataagagaggatgagatggagaaggagagggaaaaacaGAACAAAGACAGGGTTGGAACCAGAAGCATACCCACGGGTGCACCATCAGTAGATTAGACACATGAATACAGAGCTAGCTGGCAATGGGGAAACACCAGAGATCTCAGACTGTAGTCTCCTGATGGCTCTGTCTCTCATGCACACCATCTCAGTTATCCAACAGAGAAAGATCAGTCCCTGTCGGtctgaacaccagcctgtctgtctgaacaccagcctgtctgtctgaacactagcctgtctgtctgaacaccagcctgtctgtctgaacaccagcctgtctgtctgaacttGGGAAGGTCTAATACAGgtagctgtctgtctgaacaTCAGCACATCTAATACAGgtagctgtctgtctgaaacaccagcctgtctgtctgaacaccAGCTCAGGCTCTATGAAGGCCCAGAGGCCAGGAGAGCACCCCCTGCTGGTTGAGCTGGGTAGGAAGGGGGAAGTTCTAGAGGACTCCTCACCTGCTCTGGAAGTAGTTTGCTAGTTCGGACGCCTCATGGTTCAGACTCCTCAGGTGAACAATTAAATTGCCAGAGTTGGTGAACATGGCGGCACATGTTTTGCACTCGTAAATCCGCGGCTTGCGGATTATGTGTCGGGAGACCCTCATGTGGTGCTTATATTCACCGAAGGAGGTGAAGGTGGCACTACATATCTGGCACCGGAAACAGCGTTTACCTTCGTGCTTGAGCCGGTGCATCTTTAGGGAGTAGGCCCGTGTGAACTTTTTCCCACAGCGATCACACTGGAAGGGCTTAATgccttggggagagagagacagatgttaGAGAAGAACAGACATTCACACATGCAATGTGAACACACATGCGTGCAGGgagcagaggaacacacacacacaaaggcctgGGTGTCCACCGGAGAAATTAGCCTCTGCCTTTGGTCTCTtcctgacagacacagacagacagacagacagacagggacatgGCAGGTTGTTGGCTTTAAGACAAAGGACAAAACCAAGAGAGGCCCACAGACCGTCTGGCTGGCTGACCTCCCAGTTGGCTGGTTTATTTACGGGGTTCATGAATGCCCCATGGGAGAGAGATACtggatctctctgtctcctcactcactctctctctctctctccaggtcaaCATGGAGCCTCAGACACACATTGTTACCTGTCCAGGTCCAGGAGTCACTCCTTGGTTACAGGGAGTTACTGTGGTTACATTGAGTTACTGTGGTTACGGGGAGTTACTGCGGTTACGGGGAGTTACTGCGGTTACAGGGAGTTACTGCGGTTACAGGGAGTTACTGCGGTTACAGGGAGTTACTGCGGTTACAGGGAGTTACGGCGGTTACAGGGAGTTACTGTGGTTACAGGGAGCTCCTCCCAGTGGGTACAGCAGCTTGGTTCTGCACATCATGGGACCTTTGTTCCACATTCCACAACTAAACATACTGCAGTACTGGAACTTAAGTATATATAGATACACACTctagttctctgtctctctgtgtgtatgtctgtgtgttagtgtgtgcctgtgtgtgtgtacgtgtctatGAGTACGCACTCATGATGAGCACATTTTTCCGATGTCAGCAGACGGGAACACAGCCTTGAGTGTTCCCAAATTACTGTTCCCTGAAATggccctgtctgtctcacctccactgcctgtttctctctggccctgtctgtctcacctccactgcctgtttctctctggccctgtctgtctcacctcccctgcctgtttctcccccccccccccccccccaacatgcCTGTCTCATGTCATGCTGCCTGTCTGccaccctccttgctttctctgccTGCCACAGAGATGGGGGGGTGGCTGGTTAAAGTGGCAGCGTGTGGCACAGTAGGGGGCAAGGTAAACCCAGTTGTGAGGAATCGGGctgaccccaggctgtgatgACGTCATCAGAAGTCACCAGACTGTTCAAACTCTGGGGTGTGATAGATATGAAcatgcctctctctgcccctaacAGACCCGGAGGACATAATAcctaccgcacacacacacactacctaccGCACACACTACctaccgcacacacactacctactgcacacacactacctacCGGAGTGTATGAGCATGTGCTGCTTGAGGTTCTGGATGCGTGTGAAGCGGACCCCGCAGGTGGGGCACTGGAAGGGTCTCTCCGGGCCGTTGGCCCCCGGCCTGGCTGACGGGCTGATGTACAGGTGGTAGGGGTACTGCAGGCTCTCCAACCtgcaacacacaagcacaacctTCACCTGCTACCCTGCTGACCAGCACCACCAACCCAGCGTGCCAACTACCCTCTCTGGTGCAGGGCCCGAGACACCTGGACCTTGGGGGACTATATGGACTAGGTTCTAACACACAGACGCAGCCAGACACCTGGGTCTATAAGGACTAGGGCCACAGGGACACAGACTGGATAGAATGGTTCAGATCAACAAGTCCCCTCAAACATCCTCCAATCACATCGTTACCTGTCTTCGTCATCGGCATGGGTTCCAGGATTGGCTGTGGTCTGCATTGAGGGTAGGCCTTCTGAAACGCCCTCATCCATAGACCCTGCAGGACAGCAACACGCAGGCTGTTACTATGGCAACAACATCGCACCATCACAGATTGATATTACAGCAACATACAAAGGACTCAGGGTAAGAGATCAAGGCAGTGCCTATACATGATGACTAAGGACAAAAAGTCAGGGGTCAGAATCAGAGGGCAGTACATATGGACGAGGACTGAGAATTAGATGTCAGGGAGGTCAGTGCGTATATAAGAGGACTAAGGACCAGGGATTAAGGTCAGATGTCAGTACCTATAGAGGAGGACTAGGGACcaggggttagggtcaggggtcagtacCTATAGAGAAGGACTAGGGACcaggggttagggtcaggggtcagtacctatagaggaggactgggggctGATCAGGAGGTCCTCTTGCACCTGCTCGCTTCCCGGCACAGTCTGCTGGTCGCTCAGAGAGCTCTGGGAGgcgctgattggctgtgagcaCGTCTCCTGCACTTCCTCATCGCTGAGGCGCTCCACCTTAACCCtgacgtcctcctcctcctccgtcgccAGGGACGACGACGCC
The genomic region above belongs to Osmerus eperlanus chromosome 11, fOsmEpe2.1, whole genome shotgun sequence and contains:
- the zbtb44 gene encoding zinc finger and BTB domain-containing protein 44 isoform X1 yields the protein MGVKTFTHSSPSHSQEMLEKLNALRSQGHLCDVTIRVQDQLFLAHRVVLACCSDFFRAALLGRGPDEPDPAVLELHHVTVSGFTPLLEYAYTSTLSISTENIIDVLAAASYMQMFSVASTCSDFMKSSILWSPGGLGGPGGLGGPGGGLVGDKPQDPAPEGASSGLTPLDGSLSPVSSDCSIMERNIPVCRESRRKRKSFVMMSPESPLKCPSQMISSSPQVANPSPSFSEASGQPVDSSLAFPWTFPFGLDRRFHPDKPKQPESPRGLDQMGAAGTVGPEVGRRLSEFLSCESGKASSSLATEEEEDVRVKVERLSDEEVQETCSQPISASQSSLSDQQTVPGSEQVQEDLLISPQSSSIGSMDEGVSEGLPSMQTTANPGTHADDEDRLESLQYPYHLYISPSARPGANGPERPFQCPTCGVRFTRIQNLKQHMLIHSGIKPFQCDRCGKKFTRAYSLKMHRLKHEGKRCFRCQICSATFTSFGEYKHHMRVSRHIIRKPRIYECKTCAAMFTNSGNLIVHLRSLNHEASELANYFQSSDFLVPDYLSQVQEEGSLGQYEELGEEPGFTGPSSSSVQMPVISQVSSSTSGCEGGLLSPDLPDPLDPPDPLDHLEAPALKQEQEAGVCEGLKSHPCSSSPSTSPDGSQVEDVSHIKELDAITIE